A section of the Anaerosporomusa subterranea genome encodes:
- a CDS encoding transglycosylase domain-containing protein yields the protein MSSTNSKQESKPSKRPAKKNYTPFIAIAIIIFIVMVTGAGLGFLTASIHTAPGLSGEFRPAASSQMFDVNGKLITTIHSVENRIPVSLSKIPKNLQSAFLAAEDIRFYQHSGIDVRAIGRAVLSNILDRGVSEGGSTITQQLAKNALLTQERTLKRKIQEAVLSLQIERQYSKQEIFEMYLNQIYFGAGAYGVQAAAQVYFGKNVEDLSLGECALLAGIPKSPNYYSPLNNIKVAKERQMIVLDQMVKYGFIDSTTAGKAAKAEIKLAAKSGDPSGVGAYFIDYITQILIDKYGADAVYKDGLKIYTTLDIDLQKTAEKVMTQLPTTGQIKGVKQPQGALVCIDPHTGYIKAMVGGRGGDQFNRAVLAERQPGSAFKPFVYLAAVENGMTAASIVDDKKITYAGGWTPLNYDHKFRGPVPLRTALELSLNGVAVQLAQQVGPDKALYLAQQMGISTLVMQGSVNDRNLAMSLGGLTRGVTPLEIASAYGVLANQGVRMEPTAIVKVVGRNGQVLEENKPQGKAVINERSAYLLTDMMKGVLQRGTGTGANIGRPAAGKTGTTSDYNDAWFIGYTPDLVTAVWMGNDNNEYLDGITGGTIPATIWQEFMSAAVAKMPWRDFPRPSGFVTATVSTKDGLLAKDPKDKDARTELFISGTQPNKISTYDPKKEKKPGEKDLPDSKSDPAKADEKLPPPPPRGDTTAPIPPPPPPDKPVSAKPGT from the coding sequence ATGAGTTCGACGAACAGCAAACAAGAAAGCAAACCGTCTAAACGTCCCGCGAAAAAGAATTATACCCCATTCATTGCAATTGCTATTATCATTTTTATTGTGATGGTTACCGGGGCTGGGCTAGGCTTTCTTACTGCCAGCATCCATACTGCACCTGGCCTATCAGGAGAATTTCGCCCGGCTGCGTCTTCGCAAATGTTTGACGTAAACGGAAAGCTGATCACAACCATTCATTCGGTTGAAAATCGTATTCCGGTCAGTTTGAGCAAGATTCCTAAAAATCTGCAATCCGCTTTTTTAGCAGCGGAGGATATCCGGTTTTATCAGCACTCAGGTATTGATGTCCGCGCGATTGGTCGGGCAGTTTTATCTAATATCCTTGACCGCGGAGTATCTGAAGGCGGCAGCACGATAACTCAACAACTGGCCAAGAATGCCTTATTGACGCAAGAGCGAACGTTAAAGCGTAAAATCCAGGAAGCAGTACTATCTCTGCAAATTGAACGTCAGTATTCTAAACAAGAGATTTTTGAAATGTACCTAAACCAAATTTACTTCGGCGCGGGCGCGTATGGGGTGCAAGCTGCCGCTCAAGTATATTTCGGGAAAAATGTAGAAGATTTGTCCCTTGGTGAGTGCGCTCTTCTTGCGGGCATTCCCAAAAGCCCTAACTATTATTCTCCCTTAAATAACATTAAAGTTGCTAAAGAACGCCAAATGATAGTATTAGATCAGATGGTGAAGTATGGCTTTATTGACAGCACTACTGCCGGTAAAGCGGCAAAAGCAGAGATAAAGTTGGCTGCTAAGTCAGGCGATCCCTCTGGGGTAGGCGCATATTTCATCGACTATATCACACAAATTCTAATCGATAAGTATGGAGCAGATGCCGTTTACAAGGACGGACTAAAAATCTATACGACTTTGGATATCGATCTACAGAAAACTGCCGAAAAGGTCATGACACAATTACCAACGACCGGCCAAATTAAAGGGGTTAAACAGCCCCAAGGCGCGTTGGTTTGTATTGACCCTCACACCGGTTATATTAAAGCTATGGTCGGTGGCCGAGGCGGCGACCAATTCAACCGTGCCGTCTTGGCAGAACGCCAACCGGGCTCAGCCTTTAAACCATTCGTCTATTTAGCTGCCGTGGAGAATGGCATGACTGCCGCCTCAATCGTCGACGATAAGAAAATCACCTATGCTGGCGGCTGGACTCCGCTGAACTATGATCATAAATTTCGCGGACCAGTTCCGCTTCGCACAGCACTTGAACTATCGTTAAACGGCGTTGCCGTGCAATTGGCCCAACAGGTCGGGCCGGATAAGGCGTTGTACTTAGCGCAGCAAATGGGAATATCCACATTAGTTATGCAGGGATCAGTCAACGATCGTAATCTCGCGATGTCGTTAGGCGGTCTTACTCGTGGCGTTACTCCACTGGAAATTGCCAGCGCTTATGGTGTTTTGGCCAATCAGGGGGTAAGAATGGAACCCACAGCTATTGTCAAGGTAGTTGGTCGTAATGGTCAAGTCCTAGAAGAAAACAAGCCCCAAGGCAAAGCAGTAATTAACGAACGAAGTGCATACCTTCTTACAGATATGATGAAAGGCGTCCTGCAGCGAGGCACGGGAACTGGCGCAAATATTGGACGACCGGCAGCCGGTAAAACCGGTACGACCAGTGATTACAACGATGCCTGGTTCATCGGCTATACACCAGATTTAGTTACTGCTGTTTGGATGGGTAACGATAATAACGAGTACTTGGATGGAATTACTGGCGGCACAATCCCTGCCACTATTTGGCAAGAGTTTATGAGCGCAGCTGTAGCCAAAATGCCTTGGCGCGACTTCCCGCGCCCCAGCGGGTTTGTCACAGCAACAGTATCAACTAAGGATGGCCTATTAGCAAAAGATCCTAAGGATAAAGACGCTCGTACAGAACTATTTATTTCGGGGACACAACCTAATAAAATCTCAACATATGACCCGAAAAAGGAAAAAAAACCAGGCGAAAAAGATCTGCCCGATAGTAAGTCCGATCCCGCTAAGGCAGACGAAAAGCTGCCACCACCCCCACCCCGCGGTGACACAACTGCCCCCATACCACCACCGCCACCACCCGATAAACCGGTTTCAGCCAAACCTGGAACATAA